A region of Oscillatoria salina IIICB1 DNA encodes the following proteins:
- a CDS encoding general stress protein produces the protein MAIKRAVGIFATREDAQEALMELRDAGFNMDKVSVIAQDASQYEHMSGANVNKTPDEQAKGGAATGAIAGTATGGLLGLIGGLGVLAIPGVGPVAEAGVVLANTLLGSGFGAAGGGLAGALIGWGIPEDRAKYYDNRVSEGDYLVIVEGSEAEITTAQTILNNRGIRDWAMYNAPETTPYSRSMMGI, from the coding sequence ATGGCTATTAAACGCGCAGTTGGAATTTTTGCTACTCGTGAAGATGCACAAGAAGCTCTCATGGAACTTAGAGATGCTGGCTTTAATATGGACAAAGTTTCAGTTATCGCTCAAGATGCCAGTCAATACGAACACATGAGCGGTGCAAATGTCAATAAAACACCTGACGAACAAGCTAAAGGAGGTGCAGCCACAGGTGCGATCGCGGGTACGGCTACGGGAGGTTTATTAGGCTTAATTGGCGGTTTAGGTGTCTTGGCTATTCCTGGAGTCGGTCCGGTGGCTGAAGCTGGTGTAGTTTTGGCTAACACTCTCTTAGGTAGCGGTTTTGGTGCTGCTGGTGGAGGTTTAGCTGGCGCACTCATCGGTTGGGGAATACCGGAAGATCGGGCAAAATACTACGATAATCGAGTTTCTGAAGGTGATTATTTAGTTATCGTCGAAGGAAGCGAAGCGGAAATTACTACTGCTCAAACAATTCTCAACAACCGAGGCATTCGCGATTGGGCAATGTACAATGCACCCGAAACCACCCCTTACAGCCGCAGCATGATGGGGATCTGA
- a CDS encoding zinc ribbon domain-containing protein has protein sequence MGKKFRKIIVALPPHYISQNYPKCRKSTAKSLSNRTHNFSCGFDEDRDVVASTSVLQKGLRIVGQTKKTIDEMENA, from the coding sequence TTGGGAAAGAAGTTTCGTAAAATAATCGTTGCTCTACCGCCCCATTACATTTCCCAGAACTATCCAAAATGCCGAAAATCCACGGCAAAATCCCTGTCTAATCGCACTCACAACTTTAGTTGCGGTTTTGATGAAGACAGGGATGTAGTTGCCAGTACGAGCGTCCTGCAAAAAGGACTCCGTATTGTAGGGCAGACAAAAAAGACTATCGATGAGATGGAAAACGCTTGA